One window of Chamaesiphon minutus PCC 6605 genomic DNA carries:
- a CDS encoding N-acetylmuramoyl-L-alanine amidase — MRYNWLLPSISSFVMVSLPATAAEMVSWQFNATENRIDFSTNSAVKPEAQMLANPSRLILDLPDTRLNQPTSSQLIGNGIKSLRVGQFDAERTRMVLEFDPDYTIDPQQVLIQASNSKQWSVQLPTPQPLQSFPRGAPIGPVAVFNENGQVVVAQPRPKIAVNTAISSVNYIAIDPTRTGILVQADRQSKTQLKYSTTWDDRTGSFRVTIPNAKLATAYQIPKESQRYLTVSAQGDDLIVFVRRADGVKVDIVRQYLDSRWVYLQPISTSRIAIRPQPEAITITVPKTQTIYRPTPKQDTTPAVRPSSGRVLVMLDPGHGGKDPGAIGVSGLREVDVILPVAKRVAEILERQGIAVKMTRNSDYFVGLDERVSIAREAGANIFISIHANAIDNRPDVNGLETYHYNIGQSLAETVHRTVVDYVNKNGFYLNDRRVRSARFLVLRKSAIPAILVEMGYLTSEAESARLRRDDYQKVMAEAIAKGIIQYVKDRN; from the coding sequence GTGAGATACAACTGGTTATTACCTAGTATTTCTAGTTTCGTAATGGTATCACTGCCAGCGACAGCAGCAGAAATGGTGTCGTGGCAATTTAATGCGACTGAAAATCGCATTGACTTTAGTACGAATTCGGCAGTGAAACCTGAAGCTCAAATGCTGGCTAACCCCAGTAGATTGATCCTCGATCTGCCAGATACGCGTCTCAATCAGCCGACGTCTTCGCAGTTGATAGGTAATGGGATCAAGTCATTACGAGTGGGTCAATTCGATGCCGAGCGCACGCGGATGGTTTTAGAATTCGATCCTGACTATACGATCGATCCACAACAAGTGCTGATTCAAGCTAGTAATAGCAAGCAGTGGTCGGTGCAACTCCCCACCCCCCAACCGCTCCAATCTTTCCCACGGGGCGCGCCCATCGGTCCGGTAGCGGTATTTAATGAAAACGGTCAAGTGGTCGTCGCGCAACCACGGCCTAAAATTGCAGTTAATACGGCGATCTCCTCGGTCAATTATATCGCCATCGATCCGACGCGGACGGGCATTTTGGTGCAAGCAGATCGCCAAAGTAAGACGCAACTTAAATACAGCACTACTTGGGACGACCGTACTGGGAGCTTTCGGGTGACTATTCCCAATGCTAAATTGGCAACTGCTTACCAAATCCCCAAAGAGTCGCAACGTTACCTTACTGTCAGTGCCCAAGGTGACGATCTGATCGTCTTCGTCCGCCGTGCCGATGGCGTGAAGGTCGATATCGTCCGCCAATATCTAGATAGCCGCTGGGTATATTTACAGCCAATTTCTACCAGTCGGATTGCCATTCGTCCACAGCCGGAAGCAATAACGATTACTGTCCCTAAAACACAGACGATATACCGTCCCACGCCCAAGCAAGATACTACCCCTGCCGTCAGACCGAGTAGCGGCAGAGTTTTAGTAATGCTCGACCCCGGTCACGGCGGCAAAGATCCGGGAGCCATCGGAGTCAGCGGTTTGCGCGAAGTAGACGTGATTTTACCAGTTGCCAAGAGAGTTGCCGAAATTCTTGAAAGACAGGGCATAGCAGTCAAAATGACCCGCAATAGCGACTATTTTGTTGGTTTAGACGAACGAGTCTCGATCGCCAGAGAAGCAGGCGCAAATATATTCATCAGCATTCATGCTAACGCGATCGATAATCGTCCCGATGTCAATGGCTTGGAAACATATCATTACAATATCGGCCAATCCTTGGCCGAAACCGTTCACAGAACGGTAGTAGATTATGTCAACAAAAATGGCTTTTATCTAAACGATCGTCGGGTGCGCTCGGCACGGTTTTTAGTCTTGCGCAAATCGGCCATCCCCGCTATTCTAGTCGAAATGGGTTATTTGACTAGCGAAGCGGAATCTGCGCGTCTCCGTCGTGATGATTATCAAAAAGTAATGGCTGAAGCTATTGCCAAGGGAATTATCCAGTACGTTAAGGATCGTAACTAA
- a CDS encoding AMIN domain-containing protein has product MRFQFLLVSIFSFCLVAIPADAGQLASWKFDAGRNRLDFKTNAGVQPKAVMLFNPTRLVVDLPGISFPKPTVTQRLTGNFRTLRVGQFDSSTTRIVLELQPGYTLNPKRVQFTGENPIDWYVTIPVPERGATTLPTLSPQPNLPR; this is encoded by the coding sequence GTGAGATTTCAGTTTTTACTTGTTAGTATCTTTAGTTTCTGCTTGGTCGCTATCCCTGCTGATGCTGGCCAATTGGCATCGTGGAAATTTGATGCGGGTAGAAATAGATTAGATTTTAAGACCAACGCGGGAGTTCAACCCAAAGCCGTCATGCTATTCAATCCAACTCGACTAGTAGTCGATTTGCCAGGAATTAGTTTTCCCAAGCCTACAGTGACCCAGCGGTTGACAGGTAACTTTCGAACGTTACGAGTTGGGCAATTCGATTCTAGTACGACTAGGATAGTCTTAGAGTTACAGCCTGGATATACCCTCAACCCCAAACGAGTGCAATTTACAGGCGAAAATCCGATCGATTGGTATGTGACGATTCCAGTGCCCGAACGCGGAGCAACAACATTACCGACGCTGTCGCCGCAACCAAATTTACCCCGGTAA
- a CDS encoding family 10 glycosylhydrolase: MKPKQNSGCGCLKIPLSVIIAILGGSYWWSISQGNLQKLVQLFPAVRLPNSGAVLLPKGSGDRQPTPTATPIAIPSPQISTGNCIGKSCKTTEPQPTAAVKAVKVTPPTETPSATSATLTAPQTAWDKKAIRGIYLSRYQVTNNADEQTIRKRVRYYKSQGINTILHGVWGNGCTMYNSEVMQQMLGAKSCPNQFQDRWLDWTIDEAHKQEMQVHAYFEKGIKIDKDSPIFDRAIAKKWIVPGVDRTYAKVEHYVLDVEVPEVANLFKKMLAEFVTKYPQIDAVQWDDYLGYHAELPGKVDRTASLTNFVSQMISEMKAANPRVKFDLCHHNPYWAKRYFAADWEKWKVDRVFIQNYNDKNFQEELNYAVNYAGVAILDSQLPRLQELVNNPKIKGILIFPLAGKPEETAARVQKANQANAAGTTTVPKVDIK, encoded by the coding sequence ATGAAACCTAAGCAAAATTCGGGCTGTGGCTGTTTAAAGATTCCACTGTCAGTCATCATCGCTATTCTCGGCGGTAGCTACTGGTGGTCGATCTCCCAAGGCAATTTACAAAAGCTCGTCCAACTTTTCCCTGCAGTGCGATTGCCAAATTCAGGTGCGGTACTATTACCAAAAGGATCTGGCGATCGTCAACCGACCCCAACAGCCACACCGATAGCCATCCCATCGCCACAGATTTCCACGGGTAACTGCATCGGCAAAAGTTGTAAGACGACTGAGCCACAGCCGACAGCAGCAGTTAAAGCAGTGAAAGTTACACCGCCAACTGAAACCCCTTCAGCTACATCTGCAACCCTGACTGCGCCTCAAACGGCTTGGGACAAAAAAGCCATTCGCGGGATTTATTTAAGCCGCTATCAGGTAACCAATAACGCCGACGAACAGACAATTCGCAAACGAGTTCGTTATTACAAATCTCAAGGAATTAATACGATACTTCATGGCGTCTGGGGTAACGGCTGCACAATGTATAACAGTGAAGTAATGCAGCAAATGTTAGGCGCGAAAAGTTGTCCCAATCAGTTTCAAGATCGGTGGTTAGATTGGACGATCGATGAAGCCCACAAACAGGAAATGCAAGTTCACGCTTATTTTGAGAAGGGCATTAAAATTGACAAAGATAGTCCGATATTCGATCGAGCAATTGCTAAAAAATGGATCGTCCCTGGTGTCGATCGGACTTATGCCAAAGTCGAACATTATGTCTTAGATGTTGAGGTGCCAGAAGTTGCCAATCTCTTTAAAAAAATGTTAGCAGAATTCGTGACTAAATATCCACAAATCGATGCCGTTCAGTGGGATGACTATTTGGGTTATCATGCCGAATTACCCGGCAAAGTAGACCGGACGGCGAGTTTGACTAATTTTGTCAGCCAAATGATAAGCGAGATGAAAGCCGCTAATCCGCGCGTAAAATTCGATCTTTGCCATCACAATCCCTACTGGGCGAAACGTTATTTTGCTGCCGATTGGGAAAAATGGAAAGTCGATCGGGTCTTTATTCAAAATTATAACGATAAGAATTTCCAAGAAGAACTAAACTATGCTGTTAATTATGCGGGTGTGGCAATTCTCGACAGTCAATTGCCACGCTTGCAAGAGTTGGTAAATAATCCCAAAATTAAAGGGATCTTAATTTTTCCTCTAGCTGGCAAACCAGAGGAAACAGCAGCGCGGGTGCAAAAAGCTAATCAAGCAAATGCTGCTGGTACTACAACGGTTCCAAAAGTAGATATCAAATAA